The Lampris incognitus isolate fLamInc1 chromosome 17, fLamInc1.hap2, whole genome shotgun sequence genome contains a region encoding:
- the si:dkey-21e13.3 gene encoding uncharacterized protein si:dkey-21e13.3: protein MDKHKSSRLQPYIPNDNLNNSLGAIRIFGIEMIEDELRPHLKTVLTIIQERKKGAAEQVVVSGILPILAISLRRRGPLTLLTVELVAELAKESVVRKGFGEAGLVNAVLSVMTSSNQELLLHATRAISRMSYDSLTQQEQLLRHGAVPLIISTLLRFPNNEALEGVCLLALCNLGDMGEAEEAGLVWERGMSPRPEESVFHGVAPQSCGFGSSVTLVRVCQWAHGQCSVSIEVFQRCSSSFWNLHGKKRTTRHFSISSLGSCSNLYKMIKYSVNNVPRTQSLRTRMFHTFL, encoded by the exons atggacAAACACAAATCCAGTCGGCTGCAACCCTACATACCAAATG ATAATCTAAACAATTCACTTGGTGCCATCAGAATCTTTGGAATAGAGATGATTGAAGATGAGCTCAGACCACATTTGAAGACGGTCCTGACTATCATACAAGAAAGAA AGAAAGGCGCTGCTGAGCAAGTGGTTGTCAGTGGGATCCTGCCTATCCTGGCAATCTCTCTAAGGAGGAGAGGACCTCTCACCCTTCTGACAGTAGAACTGGTGGCTGAACTCGCCAAGGAGT CCGTGGTCCGTAAAGGCTTTGGCGAGGCAGGCCTGGTGAACGCTGTGCTCTCTGTCATGACCAGCTCAAACCAGGAGCTACTCCTCCACGCCACACGGGCCATCTCACGAATGTCATATGACAGCT TAACACAACAAGAGCAGCTCCTACGACACGGCGCGGTGCCTCTCATCATCAGCACTCTGCTCCGCTTTCCCAACAACGAGGCCCTGGAGGGGGTGTGCCTGCTGGCCCTCTGCAACCTTGGCGACATGGGGGAGGCGGAGGAGGCCGGGCTAGTTTGGGAGAGGGGCATGTCTCCCAGGCCAGAGGAGTCTGTGTTTCACGGCGTCGCTCCTCAAAGCTGTGGGTTCGGCTCCTCGGTCACCCTGGTTCGCGTGTGCCAGTGGGCACATGGCCAGTGCTCTGTCAGTATCGAGGTCTTCCAGCGCTGCTCATCCTCCTTCTGGAACCTTCATGGGAAGAAACGGACCACCCGCCACTTCTCCATTTCCAGCCTTGGCAGCTGCTCAAATCTATACAAAATGATCAAGTACTCTGTGAACAATGTTCCTCGGACCCAAAGTCTGAGGACCCGCATGTTCCACACTTTCCTCTGA